From Ammospiza caudacuta isolate bAmmCau1 chromosome 31, bAmmCau1.pri, whole genome shotgun sequence, one genomic window encodes:
- the RDH5 gene encoding retinol dehydrogenase 5 translates to MLLYLALLALLWALLWLLRDRRTLPSVRDKHVFITGCDSGFGRLLARRLARQGYRVLAACLTPQGAESLRGDTPGGHLRTVLLDVTRSDSIRRAAEWVHREVGDKGLFGLVNNAGIANPIGPTEWMDIEDFRRVLAVNALGAIEVTLQLLPLLKRARGRVVNTSSVLGRISANGGGYCISKYCIEAFSDSLRRDMRHFGVKVSIVEPGFFKTNVTDLDSLEASLRQRWERLEPATRSSYGEQFLPQYLRVQRLLLSLLCDRDLAKVTRCMEHALRAQHPRSRYSAGWDAKLLWLPASYLPSALVDLALALILPKPALGGH, encoded by the exons atgTTGCTGTACCTGgcgctcctggccctgctctgggcgctgctgtggctgctgcggGACCGGCGCACGCTGCCGTCGGTGCGGGACAAGCACGTGTTCATCACGGGCTGCGACAGCGGCTTCGGGCGCCTGCTGGCGCGGCGCTTGGCCCGCCAGGGCTACCGGGTGCTGGCGGCGTGCCTGACCCCGCAGGGCGCCGAGAGCCTGCGCGGGGACACCCCCGGGGGACACCTGAGAACCGTCCTGCTCGATGTCACCCGCTCCGACAGCATCCGCCGCGCCGCCGAGTGGGTGCACAGGGAGGTGGGGGACAAAG GGCTGTTTGGGCTGGTGAACAACGCGGGCATCGCCAACCCCATCGGGCCCACGGAGTGGATGGACATCGAGGATTTCCGGCGGGTGCTGGCCGTGAACGCGCTGGGTGCCATCGAGGTGAcgctgcagctgctgccgctgctgaaGCGCGCGCGGGGCCGCGTGGTGAACACGTCCAGCGTGCTGGGCCGCATCTCGGCCAACGGCGGCGGCTACTGCATCTCCAAATACTGCATCGAGGCCTTCTCGGACAGCCTCAG GCGGGACATGCGGCACTTTGGGGTCAAGGTCAGCATTGTGGAGCCGGGGTTCTTCAAGACCAACGTGACGGACCTGGACTCGCTGGAGGCGTCGCTGCGGCAGCGCTGGGAGCGCCTGGAGCCGGCCACGCGCAGCAGCTACGGGGAGCAGTTCCTGCCCCAGT ACCTGCGAGTGCAGcgcctgctgctgtccctgctgtgtgacCGGGACCTGGCCAAGGTGACGCGCTGCATGGAGCACGCGCTGCGGGCGCAGCACCCGCGCAGCCGCTACAGCGCGGGCTGGGACGCcaagctgctctggctgccgGCCTCCTACCTGCCCTCGGCCCTCGTGGACCTGGCCCTGGCCCTCATCCTGCCCAAACCCGCCCTGGGCGGCCActga
- the BLOC1S1 gene encoding LOW QUALITY PROTEIN: biogenesis of lysosome-related organelles complex 1 subunit 1 (The sequence of the model RefSeq protein was modified relative to this genomic sequence to represent the inferred CDS: deleted 2 bases in 2 codons) translates to MLSRLLKEHQARQSERRELQERRRRDAIAAATRLTEALVDHLNVGVAQAYVNQRKLDQEVKTLQVQAAQFARQTGQWIAMVESFNQALKEIGDVENWARSIELDMRTIATALEYVYKGQLQPSCS, encoded by the exons ATGCTGTCCCGGCTGCTGAAGGAGCACCAGGCCCGCCAGAGCGAGCGGCGCGAGCTGCAGG AGCGGCGCCGCCGGGACGCCATCGCGGCCGCCACC CGCCTCACCGAGGCCCTGGTGGATCACCTGAACGTGGG GGTGGCCCAGGCCTACGTGAACCAGCGCAAGCTGGACCAGGAGGTGAAGACGCTGCAGGTGCAGGCGGCTCAGTTCGCCCGCCAGACCGGCCAGTGGATTGCCATGGTGGAGAGCTTCAACCAGGCCCTCAAG GAGATCGGCGACGTGGAGAACTGGGCCAGGAGCATCGAGCTGGACATGAGGACCATCGCCACCGCC CTCGAGTACGTCTAcaaggggcagctgcagccctcctgctcctga